A single window of Halobacillus naozhouensis DNA harbors:
- a CDS encoding cold-shock protein → MNEGTVKWFNADKGFGFIEVEGEDDVFVHFSAIQGEGFKTLEEGQVITFDTEQGNRGPQAANVVKA, encoded by the coding sequence ATGAATGAAGGTACAGTAAAATGGTTTAACGCGGACAAAGGCTTCGGATTTATTGAAGTTGAAGGCGAAGACGACGTATTCGTTCACTTTTCAGCAATTCAAGGCGAGGGTTTTAAAACATTAGAAGAAGGTCAGGTTATTACTTTCGATACAGAACAAGGTAACCGCGGCCCCCAGGCTGCTAATGTTGTAAAAGCGTAA
- a CDS encoding alpha/beta fold hydrolase: MRVIAIDQRGVLRSDPIEEEESFGIFDLIEGCESIREQFGIKKWGIIGHSFGGYLAAQYQLNYPEKITRILLECPMFDLGSTARSLIAGAIQEYKRLGKDEMAEESLTAFK, encoded by the coding sequence ATGAGAGTCATTGCAATCGATCAAAGAGGGGTACTTCGATCGGATCCGATCGAGGAGGAAGAATCATTCGGAATTTTTGACTTGATAGAGGGCTGTGAGTCCATTCGTGAGCAATTTGGTATAAAGAAGTGGGGTATCATTGGCCACTCATTTGGCGGGTATTTAGCCGCACAATATCAATTGAATTATCCTGAAAAAATAACACGCATACTGTTGGAATGTCCTATGTTTGATCTGGGAAGCACCGCCCGCTCACTTATTGCAGGGGCTATTCAGGAATATAAGCGATTAGGAAAAGATGAAATGGCGGAAGAGTCCCTGACTGCTTTTAAATAA
- a CDS encoding IS110 family transposase yields the protein MDPVIGLDIAKGKSQVQAFLQKKDPYKKSFVFEHNVLGLHDFYQFWLEVEEITGRPPVVVFESTGHYHEPVLQFLEDHQIVYYLVNPVLSHEAKKMSLRKVKTDAIDAFRLGEMYYLYDDLQPFKKKTVKIMNLRNLTRQHDALTGTYVQVKLQFQTVLDQVFPEYKTVFGALYSPTSLRTLLHYQTPQGVKEETKEKIAEVILQQGVKRSYGWALDKAHQLKEAAERDPFRRNLYTSHVVSLTMFIQLLLQYQRHLSKLLKEIDALAEEFDEYEIIRSLPGIGGKIAATILSEIGEIDQFNHPKKLVAYAGMDPSVHESGQFKATINRITKRGSARLRQSLYNAVQCGITKNRNPKLRAYYDKKREEGKPHKVAIIACANKLIHWIYAILKSKKAYVV from the coding sequence ATGGATCCAGTCATTGGCCTGGATATTGCGAAGGGAAAAAGCCAAGTACAAGCCTTTTTACAGAAAAAAGATCCTTATAAGAAAAGCTTTGTTTTCGAGCATAACGTTTTAGGCTTACATGATTTTTATCAGTTTTGGTTAGAGGTGGAAGAAATCACAGGGCGACCTCCGGTCGTCGTTTTTGAATCTACTGGCCATTACCATGAACCAGTTTTGCAGTTCTTAGAGGACCATCAAATTGTCTATTATTTGGTGAATCCGGTTCTTTCCCATGAAGCTAAGAAGATGAGCTTAAGGAAAGTAAAAACCGACGCCATTGATGCCTTTCGTTTAGGGGAGATGTATTATCTATATGATGACCTCCAACCTTTCAAAAAGAAAACCGTCAAAATCATGAATTTGAGGAATCTAACGCGCCAACATGACGCGTTAACAGGAACTTATGTACAAGTTAAACTTCAGTTCCAAACCGTATTGGATCAAGTCTTTCCGGAATATAAAACTGTCTTTGGAGCACTCTATTCACCCACCTCCTTACGAACGTTACTCCACTATCAAACACCTCAAGGTGTTAAGGAGGAAACGAAGGAAAAAATCGCTGAAGTGATTCTCCAACAAGGGGTTAAACGCTCCTATGGATGGGCATTAGATAAAGCCCATCAGCTAAAAGAGGCAGCTGAGCGAGACCCTTTCAGACGTAATTTATATACGAGCCATGTGGTGAGTTTAACGATGTTTATTCAACTTCTTCTTCAATACCAAAGGCACCTATCGAAGCTACTGAAAGAGATAGATGCCTTGGCTGAAGAATTTGATGAGTATGAAATTATCCGATCACTTCCCGGTATTGGTGGAAAGATTGCGGCAACAATCCTTTCCGAGATTGGGGAGATTGACCAGTTTAACCACCCTAAGAAACTCGTCGCCTACGCAGGAATGGACCCGAGCGTCCATGAATCTGGACAGTTTAAAGCAACCATTAACCGAATTACAAAAAGAGGATCGGCTCGCCTGCGACAAAGTCTATATAACGCGGTCCAATGTGGAATAACCAAGAATCGCAACCCAAAATTAAGAGCATATTACGATAAAAAGCGAGAAGAAGGCAAACCACATAAAGTGGCGATCATTGCTTGTGCAAACAAGCTCATTCACTGGATTTATGCCATCTTAAAAAGTAAAAAGGCCTATGTGGTTTAA
- a CDS encoding DUF2651 family protein, which yields MAIGQGGERMIYIYLIQLVIFVLPVVSLILGGIGYFIFKNIYIMPVIVAIAAIISTFIVFNSSFWIWVVIYTLLSLLSGFVVKLLSSKQQAKHS from the coding sequence TTGGCCATTGGTCAAGGTGGGGAAAGGATGATTTATATTTATTTAATTCAGCTTGTCATATTTGTTCTACCAGTTGTCTCTCTTATATTAGGGGGGATTGGGTATTTTATTTTTAAAAATATTTATATAATGCCTGTGATAGTTGCTATAGCTGCAATCATTTCAACATTTATTGTGTTTAACTCTTCATTTTGGATTTGGGTTGTCATTTACACATTGTTATCACTTTTATCTGGATTTGTTGTTAAGTTATTATCATCAAAACAGCAAGCTAAGCATTCTTAG
- a CDS encoding DJ-1/PfpI family protein translates to MINVYNYVLDSLSDWEIGYVTAELNSGQYFKKQSDHVSVKTVGSTKDPIITKGGMTVIPDITFDEIISDSSTVLLLPGADTWTDTKHIPIIEKATELLDCGAMVAAICGATTVLAEAGVFDKRIHTSNSLEYLKMVCPSYKGESYYRDVKAVADSNLITASSAGGLLFAQTILKKLDVFSENTLEAWYNYFNTGDAKYFYALLQTL, encoded by the coding sequence ATGATTAACGTTTATAATTACGTGCTGGACTCACTATCAGATTGGGAGATTGGATATGTGACAGCAGAACTTAATTCGGGTCAATACTTTAAAAAGCAAAGTGATCATGTTTCCGTAAAGACCGTTGGTTCTACAAAAGACCCCATAATAACAAAGGGTGGTATGACAGTCATACCTGACATAACCTTTGACGAAATAATTTCTGATTCCTCCACAGTTTTGTTGTTACCTGGAGCAGACACATGGACAGACACTAAACACATACCGATTATCGAAAAGGCAACCGAATTGTTAGACTGCGGAGCAATGGTCGCGGCAATTTGTGGTGCAACCACTGTACTTGCAGAGGCTGGGGTGTTTGACAAACGTATACATACTAGCAACAGTCTCGAGTATCTCAAGATGGTATGTCCAAGCTATAAGGGAGAATCATATTATAGAGATGTTAAGGCAGTTGCGGACAGTAATTTGATAACAGCCAGTTCGGCGGGGGGGTTGCTATTCGCTCAAACTATATTAAAGAAGTTAGATGTTTTTTCTGAAAATACTCTTGAAGCATGGTATAACTACTTTAATACTGGTGACGCAAAATACTTCTACGCTTTGCTACAGACTCTATAG
- a CDS encoding LTA synthase family protein produces MFNQQQNLLKKGWFFFTVAAVLLWAKTYSALQIAFTLNIENGIQQFIIIITPISSILFFLGLSLFFKPKRRNKAFMTIYFLMSLALYSNVVYYRFFNDYITLPVLMQYKNFGDLGGSAKALIHPMDLLYWIDIVILITWLVAKKVRPTMEFRRRTVAMLFAASLGFAVVNLSLAEMERPQLLVRTFDRAKLVKLLGIYNYHVYDTVMTAKTSSHRVMADSNELSEVLNYVNSQQGKMGAKGKYFGKAEGKNVVLVSLESTQNFVIDRKLNGQEITPFLNDLKEDSFYFSNFYHNTGQGKTSDSEFIIDNSMYGLSRGAVFTTNANNEFNATPEILKSEGYTPVSFHGNHASFWNRDVMYQSLGYEHYFSKKEYNVTEENSVNYGLKDIPFFEQSMPMLKGLDKPYYAKFITMTNHYPYIVNNENMEMIDPANTGDGSVDRYFQTVRYMDESIKKFFQMMKEQGEYEDTIFVLYGDHYGISENHNRAMSEILGKEIRPFEHVQLQKVPLIIHVPGMEGKEMETVGGQIDLKPTILNLLGVEQKNDVQFGTDLLNKNRESETILRDGSVVTDKYVYAAEQNICYDKETGEEIDSKSCAPLKEEAETELGFSDKVVYGDLLRFMDSEKEEIKRKIKDNGNGS; encoded by the coding sequence ATGTTTAATCAACAGCAAAACCTATTAAAAAAGGGCTGGTTTTTCTTTACAGTAGCCGCAGTTTTACTGTGGGCCAAAACCTATTCCGCCCTTCAAATAGCATTTACACTAAATATTGAAAATGGAATTCAACAATTTATTATAATCATTACACCGATCAGCTCAATACTATTTTTCTTAGGGCTGTCTCTGTTCTTCAAACCTAAGCGTCGAAATAAAGCGTTCATGACGATTTATTTCTTAATGTCCTTGGCTCTTTATTCAAACGTAGTATATTACAGATTCTTTAATGACTACATTACGCTGCCCGTTCTTATGCAATATAAGAATTTCGGTGACTTAGGTGGAAGCGCCAAAGCTCTGATTCACCCAATGGACTTGCTTTATTGGATTGATATTGTCATTTTAATTACATGGTTGGTCGCTAAAAAAGTTCGTCCAACTATGGAATTCCGTAGAAGAACAGTAGCTATGCTTTTTGCTGCATCTCTAGGATTTGCAGTCGTAAACTTAAGCTTAGCTGAAATGGAACGTCCACAATTGCTTGTAAGAACGTTTGACCGTGCAAAACTTGTTAAATTGCTAGGAATCTATAATTATCATGTCTATGATACGGTCATGACTGCAAAAACTTCCTCCCACCGTGTCATGGCAGATAGTAATGAACTGTCTGAAGTCTTAAACTATGTTAACTCACAGCAAGGTAAAATGGGCGCCAAAGGGAAATACTTTGGAAAAGCGGAAGGAAAAAATGTTGTGCTTGTTTCCCTTGAGTCCACACAGAATTTTGTGATCGATCGTAAATTAAATGGGCAAGAAATCACACCATTCTTAAATGACTTGAAAGAGGATAGCTTTTACTTTAGCAATTTTTATCACAATACAGGCCAAGGAAAAACATCCGACTCAGAGTTTATTATTGATAACTCTATGTACGGACTTTCTCGAGGAGCCGTATTTACAACAAACGCAAATAATGAGTTTAATGCAACTCCTGAGATTTTGAAAAGTGAAGGGTACACACCTGTAAGCTTCCACGGCAACCATGCAAGTTTCTGGAACCGTGATGTGATGTACCAAAGCCTTGGTTATGAGCATTACTTCTCAAAAAAAGAGTATAATGTAACCGAGGAGAACTCCGTAAACTATGGATTAAAGGATATTCCTTTCTTCGAGCAATCCATGCCGATGCTGAAAGGTTTAGACAAGCCCTATTACGCGAAGTTCATAACGATGACTAACCATTACCCGTATATAGTAAACAATGAAAATATGGAAATGATTGACCCTGCCAATACAGGTGATGGTTCTGTCGACCGCTATTTCCAAACCGTTCGCTATATGGATGAATCTATCAAGAAGTTCTTCCAGATGATGAAGGAACAAGGTGAATATGAAGATACCATTTTTGTCCTTTACGGTGATCACTATGGCATCTCTGAAAACCATAACCGTGCAATGAGCGAGATTCTTGGGAAAGAAATCCGTCCATTCGAACACGTGCAATTACAGAAAGTGCCTTTGATCATTCACGTTCCAGGAATGGAAGGAAAAGAAATGGAGACCGTTGGTGGACAAATAGACTTGAAACCGACAATCTTAAACCTTCTAGGTGTTGAACAGAAAAATGATGTCCAGTTCGGTACGGATCTATTGAATAAAAACCGTGAGAGTGAAACAATCCTTCGTGACGGAAGTGTTGTAACTGACAAGTATGTATATGCTGCAGAACAAAACATCTGTTATGATAAAGAAACGGGAGAAGAAATCGATTCTAAATCTTGTGCACCATTAAAAGAAGAAGCCGAAACGGAACTTGGCTTTTCTGACAAAGTCGTTTACGGTGATTTGTTGAGATTCATGGATAGTGAAAAAGAGGAAATTAAGAGGAAGATAAAAGATAATGGGAATGGGTCCTAA
- a CDS encoding GNAT family N-acetyltransferase produces the protein MKNAENEVEQSKSKILKPIHLLIACFYEKTGALGEVSLKCSLDAASLRAQVEDMKYTSNQNIVKSPLFKINVTAEIINVFEVAISIMNRYNQVYLNEGHVLKALIKANFIDEFLTDYNKEIILTLGTTSRDMITHLGDYTFPTISSHVVRKVKHNDFDELVKYVEQNYSYEWSKTIKDGFKSRNPSIYIALNNKEGIIGFAAFDVFKNKKCYFGPMGVSESNRTDGIGYSLLHHCLRDMKEIGYEYAIIGGAGPIEFYEKACNAVVIPSS, from the coding sequence ATGAAGAATGCAGAAAATGAGGTTGAACAATCAAAAAGTAAAATATTGAAACCGATTCATTTATTGATAGCTTGCTTTTATGAAAAAACAGGTGCGCTTGGGGAAGTTTCGTTGAAATGCTCCTTGGATGCAGCCTCTTTAAGGGCTCAGGTGGAAGATATGAAATATACTTCAAACCAAAATATCGTTAAAAGCCCCCTATTTAAAATTAATGTAACAGCAGAGATAATAAATGTTTTTGAAGTTGCCATTAGTATTATGAATAGATATAACCAAGTCTATCTAAATGAAGGCCATGTTCTCAAAGCATTAATTAAAGCTAATTTTATTGATGAATTTTTAACGGATTACAATAAGGAAATAATATTAACACTCGGCACAACATCCCGGGATATGATTACACATCTTGGTGATTACACATTTCCAACTATAAGTTCTCATGTTGTTCGTAAGGTTAAGCATAACGATTTTGATGAACTAGTAAAATATGTTGAGCAAAATTATTCATACGAATGGTCAAAAACCATAAAAGATGGTTTTAAATCAAGAAATCCTTCAATATATATCGCTTTGAACAATAAAGAAGGAATCATCGGTTTTGCTGCTTTTGACGTATTTAAAAACAAAAAATGCTATTTTGGTCCGATGGGTGTTTCTGAATCAAATAGAACTGATGGAATCGGCTATTCGTTACTTCATCATTGTCTAAGGGATATGAAGGAAATTGGTTACGAATATGCAATTATTGGAGGAGCTGGTCCCATTGAGTTTTACGAAAAAGCATGTAATGCAGTAGTAATTCCTTCAAGCTAA
- a CDS encoding PLP-dependent aminotransferase family protein, whose amino-acid sequence MKNYLFALNESSPKYKQIYEQFKSFIEQGNVKADEQLPSIRQLADSLQVSRNTTLTAYNQLVAEGYIRGEGRKGYFVNLLEPSLYQESPILPNKKRGRKEASVRVDFRTDAVDQSHFPLKIWRRIANQVLTLPESFRYGEPFGEVSLREQIAAYLLQSRGVRTDADAIFIGSSTQQMLIHLGHILQEDYSGIIVEDPGFDGAREAFQFHHFLLEYLPVYATGADLSQLKQMDSAIIYVTPSHHSPYGVSMSIQQRQALIQWANKVQGYIIEDDYDSEFRYTQRPFPALASIDSTRVIYLGNFSKAFLPGLRLSYMVLPQQLLNRYKNQFLNFESSTSLFSQLTMAKFMENGEWNRHIKRMRLVYKRKMKYLVSLLKKHFGQSISIIGEQSGLYVLIKVNLECSEEWLIEQAFLYGVKVRPTSIYFIKNHPDRPMIKLGFSGLSYDEIELGVNFLRKAWL is encoded by the coding sequence ATGAAAAATTATCTTTTTGCCTTAAACGAAAGCTCTCCCAAATACAAACAAATCTACGAGCAGTTTAAATCATTTATTGAACAAGGCAATGTGAAAGCTGATGAACAACTACCCTCCATTCGGCAACTTGCTGATTCTCTCCAAGTAAGCCGTAATACCACCCTAACAGCATATAATCAGCTTGTAGCAGAGGGTTATATTCGCGGGGAAGGAAGAAAAGGTTATTTTGTCAATTTATTAGAGCCATCTTTATACCAGGAATCACCAATCCTCCCTAACAAAAAAAGGGGGAGAAAGGAAGCGTCCGTTCGTGTCGATTTTCGGACAGATGCTGTTGATCAATCCCATTTCCCCTTAAAAATATGGAGGCGAATAGCGAATCAGGTCTTAACGTTACCTGAGAGCTTTCGATATGGGGAACCTTTTGGAGAGGTGAGTCTGCGCGAACAAATTGCCGCATACTTACTCCAATCACGTGGGGTAAGAACAGATGCGGATGCCATTTTCATCGGTAGCAGTACACAACAAATGCTTATCCATCTAGGCCATATACTACAGGAAGATTATTCAGGTATTATCGTAGAAGATCCAGGGTTCGATGGTGCCAGGGAAGCTTTTCAATTCCATCACTTTTTGCTTGAATATTTGCCGGTATATGCAACAGGTGCAGATCTTTCGCAACTTAAACAAATGGATTCAGCTATAATCTATGTAACACCTTCTCATCACAGTCCGTACGGTGTAAGCATGTCCATTCAACAACGACAAGCGCTCATTCAATGGGCAAACAAGGTACAGGGATACATTATTGAAGACGATTATGATAGTGAGTTCCGATATACGCAACGTCCGTTTCCAGCGCTCGCTTCTATTGATTCAACAAGGGTCATTTATCTGGGAAATTTCTCAAAGGCTTTTCTTCCGGGACTACGTTTAAGCTATATGGTGTTACCACAGCAGCTGTTAAACCGTTATAAAAATCAGTTCCTGAACTTTGAAAGCTCAACTTCCCTTTTTAGCCAACTTACAATGGCTAAATTTATGGAAAATGGGGAATGGAATCGGCACATTAAGCGAATGCGCCTTGTTTATAAACGAAAAATGAAATACCTCGTTTCATTGTTAAAAAAACACTTTGGGCAAAGTATATCCATTATTGGCGAACAGTCCGGTTTGTACGTATTAATTAAAGTAAATCTGGAGTGTTCAGAAGAATGGCTAATCGAGCAGGCTTTCCTTTATGGTGTTAAAGTGCGGCCAACTTCGATCTATTTCATAAAAAACCATCCGGATAGACCAATGATTAAACTAGGGTTTAGCGGTCTTTCTTATGATGAAATCGAACTTGGTGTAAATTTTTTAAGAAAAGCGTGGTTATAA
- a CDS encoding FMN-binding negative transcriptional regulator codes for MYIPKHFEIKDEEVIYEIIEENSFATLFSQHQGHPYATHLPLILDKEKRYLYGHFAKPNKQWQDIEGQEVLAIFQGPHCYISSSWYETNKAVPTWNYVAAHIHGKVEIIEGEEMMDSLHQMVLKYEDPNSSYQWDQLDAHFLEGQAKGIVGFKIKIDKIEGKAKLSQNHSAERLKLVISQLEQSTSEDEREIASHMKTILRKKA; via the coding sequence ATGTATATTCCAAAGCACTTTGAAATCAAAGATGAAGAAGTGATTTATGAAATTATTGAGGAAAACAGCTTCGCTACTCTATTTTCCCAACATCAGGGTCATCCGTATGCGACCCACCTTCCTTTGATTTTAGATAAAGAAAAAAGATATTTGTACGGCCACTTTGCAAAACCGAATAAGCAGTGGCAAGATATAGAGGGACAGGAGGTACTTGCCATTTTTCAGGGACCGCATTGTTATATCTCGTCTTCCTGGTATGAAACAAATAAAGCTGTTCCGACATGGAATTATGTAGCTGCTCATATACACGGAAAGGTTGAGATCATAGAGGGAGAAGAAATGATGGATTCCCTTCATCAAATGGTATTGAAATATGAAGATCCAAATAGTTCATATCAATGGGACCAATTGGATGCTCATTTTTTAGAAGGGCAGGCAAAAGGCATTGTTGGGTTCAAAATCAAGATCGATAAAATCGAAGGAAAGGCAAAGTTGAGTCAAAATCATTCCGCTGAGCGATTAAAGCTTGTTATTTCACAACTTGAACAATCTACAAGTGAGGATGAAAGGGAAATTGCATCTCATATGAAAACAATTCTTAGAAAGAAAGCTTAA
- a CDS encoding aminopeptidase: protein MIKGIYELISEEQLKKYAELAVQAGVNVQKNQLVIIHSDIKNVTFARLIQTAAYEAGASNVVMDWTDEQSTKEFYLNAADDAIDHFPNWQDARFKEWDDAGAAYIHIISENLDAFKDVSTERMSRFQKASRTKLKDHYAKIRSHEVRWCLLAVPYFAWATKVFPHLSKEEALQSLWQLILRGARADGKNPIKDWENHNRAFESRKRFLNDSQFEALHFTNSKGTDLLVGMPKNHFFIGGGVIDKKGIPFFPNIPTEEIFSAPNKNEVHGKLVATKPLIYEGSVIDDFYLTFKDGRITAYYAATGQEALQSLIETDEGSHYLGEIALVSNNSPLSQLDTLFYNTLFDENTACHIGIGNASPSNLQNGSNLSVKELKEAGLNTSLLLVNVTFGTEDMKVVGIKEGGTEVILMKDGDFQF from the coding sequence ATGATTAAAGGAATATATGAGCTTATAAGCGAAGAACAGTTAAAAAAGTATGCAGAGCTTGCTGTACAAGCTGGTGTAAATGTGCAAAAGAATCAATTAGTGATTATTCATAGTGACATAAAAAATGTAACATTCGCACGTCTAATCCAAACGGCAGCCTATGAGGCGGGGGCTTCAAATGTGGTTATGGATTGGACAGATGAACAGTCTACCAAAGAATTTTATTTAAATGCAGCAGATGATGCCATCGATCACTTTCCCAACTGGCAGGATGCTCGCTTTAAGGAGTGGGACGATGCGGGTGCTGCTTACATCCATATTATTTCTGAAAACTTAGATGCCTTTAAGGATGTTTCCACAGAACGGATGAGCCGCTTCCAAAAGGCCTCTCGCACCAAGTTGAAGGATCATTACGCAAAGATCAGATCCCACGAGGTTCGCTGGTGTCTTCTAGCTGTCCCGTACTTCGCATGGGCAACTAAAGTATTTCCTCACTTAAGTAAAGAAGAAGCCCTGCAATCGTTATGGCAGTTAATCTTACGTGGAGCCCGGGCAGATGGAAAAAACCCTATAAAAGACTGGGAAAATCATAACAGAGCCTTCGAGTCCCGGAAAAGGTTTCTAAACGACAGCCAGTTTGAAGCCCTGCATTTTACAAATAGCAAAGGAACTGATTTATTAGTCGGCATGCCTAAAAATCACTTTTTTATCGGCGGGGGTGTTATAGATAAAAAGGGAATACCGTTCTTTCCGAACATTCCCACGGAGGAAATATTTTCCGCCCCCAATAAAAATGAGGTACATGGCAAACTAGTAGCCACTAAACCGCTTATCTATGAGGGAAGTGTCATCGATGATTTTTACCTAACCTTTAAAGATGGAAGGATTACTGCCTATTATGCCGCCACTGGGCAAGAAGCGTTACAAAGTCTCATCGAAACAGACGAAGGTTCACATTATCTTGGTGAAATTGCCTTGGTCTCTAACAATTCTCCTCTTTCTCAGTTGGATACTCTCTTTTACAACACCTTGTTTGATGAAAATACGGCCTGCCATATTGGAATCGGAAACGCCTCCCCTTCCAACCTTCAAAATGGCAGCAACCTATCGGTGAAAGAGTTGAAGGAAGCAGGACTTAATACTTCCCTCTTGTTAGTCAATGTGACCTTTGGTACCGAAGATATGAAAGTAGTGGGTATTAAAGAAGGCGGAACTGAAGTCATACTAATGAAAGATGGTGATTTCCAATTCTAA
- a CDS encoding GNAT family N-acetyltransferase, whose amino-acid sequence MNFRKANEEDLQAIVRLLADDELGSQRERYEEPLPDDYYEAFTAIKAQVGNQIILAFEGQTLIGCLQLTIIPGLARQGMKRAQIEGVRVDRRYRGRGVGEALFKEAIAIAKSEECGLVQLTTDKQRDDAHRFYNRLGFLASHEGMKLIF is encoded by the coding sequence TTGAATTTTCGAAAAGCAAATGAAGAAGATTTACAAGCAATTGTTCGCTTACTTGCCGATGATGAATTAGGTTCCCAACGTGAACGTTATGAAGAGCCATTACCGGATGATTACTATGAAGCATTTACAGCAATTAAAGCCCAAGTCGGAAATCAAATTATTTTAGCATTTGAAGGTCAAACGTTGATTGGCTGCCTCCAGTTAACAATCATTCCTGGTTTAGCAAGACAGGGTATGAAACGGGCACAAATCGAAGGGGTACGTGTTGATCGGCGTTATCGCGGAAGAGGAGTAGGAGAAGCTTTGTTTAAAGAAGCTATTGCAATCGCGAAGTCTGAGGAATGTGGTCTTGTGCAATTGACCACTGACAAGCAACGTGATGACGCCCATCGTTTTTATAATCGACTAGGATTCTTGGCGAGTCATGAGGGTATGAAACTAATATTTTAA
- a CDS encoding macrolide 2'-phosphotransferase yields the protein MNKQQVAETARKYGLEVKEDSISFNESGLDFLVAYGEDDKEEEWVLRLPRRDDVMVRTVVEKKALDLISKYVTFQVPVWSIYEDNLIAYRKLTGVPAGTIDPEIHNYVWEMNHENVPEQFHQTLAKALVSLHTLPKAEALKAGLSVQTAEEARLSMIERMEKVKAKFGVGESLWNRWKSWVNNKELWPLRTGLTHGDVHAGHTMIDKNANVTGLIDWTEAKVTDVSNDFVFQYQAFGETALEKLISYYQQAGGIYWPAMKEHIIELNAAYPVAIAEFAITSGLEEYEQMARETLGVNAR from the coding sequence TTGAATAAACAGCAAGTGGCAGAAACAGCAAGGAAGTACGGTTTGGAAGTAAAAGAGGATTCGATCTCATTTAACGAGTCAGGTTTAGATTTTCTGGTTGCTTATGGAGAAGACGATAAGGAAGAAGAATGGGTGCTGAGGCTTCCAAGACGTGACGATGTGATGGTGAGGACAGTTGTTGAGAAGAAAGCACTGGATTTAATCAGTAAATATGTCACTTTTCAAGTCCCGGTTTGGTCGATTTATGAAGATAACCTTATTGCTTATAGAAAATTAACCGGCGTACCAGCCGGCACGATTGATCCAGAGATTCATAACTATGTGTGGGAGATGAATCATGAAAATGTGCCTGAACAATTTCATCAGACATTAGCCAAAGCTTTGGTCTCGCTCCACACCCTTCCGAAAGCAGAGGCTCTTAAAGCCGGCCTATCTGTTCAGACAGCAGAAGAAGCAAGATTATCAATGATTGAGCGTATGGAAAAGGTTAAAGCGAAGTTTGGTGTAGGCGAATCCTTATGGAACCGCTGGAAGTCATGGGTAAACAATAAGGAATTGTGGCCTCTGAGAACAGGTCTGACTCATGGGGATGTTCATGCTGGCCACACGATGATTGATAAAAATGCGAACGTAACCGGCTTGATCGACTGGACCGAGGCAAAAGTAACAGATGTATCAAATGATTTTGTTTTCCAATACCAAGCATTCGGCGAAACAGCTTTAGAGAAACTAATTAGCTATTACCAGCAAGCAGGAGGGATTTACTGGCCTGCCATGAAAGAGCATATCATTGAGCTTAATGCGGCCTACCCTGTTGCGATTGCTGAGTTTGCGATCACCTCAGGCTTGGAAGAGTATGAGCAGATGGCGAGAGAAACACTGGGAGTGAATGCACGCTAG
- a CDS encoding PLP-dependent transferase, with protein MRLETKAIHSGRSIDKSTSSVTMPIHLSTTFERAQDGSYQNEFVYSRENNPNRRALEDCLTSLEDGHDCVAFASGMADRRSSCR; from the coding sequence ATGCGTCTTGAAACAAAAGCCATTCACTCCGGGCGTTCGATTGACAAATCAACGAGCTCGGTCACCATGCCAATCCATCTCTCTACGACATTCGAACGAGCTCAAGATGGATCTTATCAAAATGAATTCGTATATAGCCGTGAAAATAATCCCAATCGCCGGGCTCTGGAAGACTGCCTCACATCTCTCGAGGATGGGCATGATTGCGTCGCTTTCGCATCAGGGATGGCAGATCGAAGGTCTTCCTGCCGATAA